Proteins co-encoded in one Setaria viridis chromosome 9, Setaria_viridis_v4.0, whole genome shotgun sequence genomic window:
- the LOC117839000 gene encoding NAC domain-containing protein 22 → MASMEVEQDLPGFRFHPTEEELLDFYLAHMVHGKKLHFDIIGTLNIYRHDPWDLPAMAKIGEREWYFFVPRDRKAGSGGRPNRTTERGFWKATGSDRAIRSSENAKRVIGLKKTLVFYQGRAPRGTKTDWVMNEYRLPDYGTGRGAPPPPQEDMVLCKIYRKATPLKELEQRASAMEEMQRRSDAAHYTARASLTQASASAGDDYLSSDDSFLFPSASSSPPSGDSYSAHKEAKQEAAEATVTVASTSLMQAANMAVMQPPAVRHGDLPTLQVPTNHGALDWMQDLSQLRSPWQDQFFLSPLANLLS, encoded by the exons ATGGCGTCCATGGAAGTGGAGCAGGATCTCCCGGGCTTCCGGTTCCACCCCACCGAGGAGGAGCTCCTCGACTTCTACCTCGCCCACATGGTCCACGGCAAGAAGCTCCACTTCGACATCATCGGCACGCTCAACATCTACCGCCACGACCCATGGGACCTTCCTG CGATGGCGAAGATCGGGGAGAGGGAGTGGTACTTCTTCGTGCCGCGGGACCGgaaggccggcagcggcgggcggccgaACCGGACGACGGAGCGCGGGTTCTGGAAGGCCACGGGGTCGGACAGGGCCATCCGGAGTTCGGAGAACGCCAAGCGGGTGATCGGGCTCAAGAAGACGCTCGTCTTCTACCAGGGGCGCGCCCCGCGGGGCACCAAGACGGACTGGGTCATGAACGAGTACCGCCTCCCCGACTACGGCACCGGccgcggagcgccgccgcctccccag GAGGACATGGTGCTGTGCAAGATCTACCGGAAAGCCACCCCACTGAAGGAGCTGGAACAGAGAGCCTCTGCCATGGAGGAGATGCAGAGGCGCAGCGACGCTGCACACTACACGGCCAGGGCATCCCTGACCCaggcctcggcctccgccggcgACGACTACCTGTCGTCCGACGACAGCTTCCTCTTCCCCTCCgcttcctcgtcgccgccatcgGGCGACAGCTACAGCGCGCACAAGGAAGCCAAGCAGGAAGCGGCAGAAGCGACGGTCACGGTGGCGTCGACGTCTCTGATGCAGGCGGCGAACATGGCCGTCATGCAGCCCCCGGCGGTGAGGCACGGCGACCTGCCTACCCTGCAGGTGCCGACGAACCATGGAGCCCTGGACTGGATGCAGGACCTGTCCCAGCTACGCAGCCCGTGGCAGGACCAGTTTTTCTTGTCTCCCTTGGCCAATCTGCTCTCTTGA
- the LOC117839001 gene encoding chitinase 11: protein MTTKAIAVLICFAGAALLAAAGGASGQQQGVWSIITRPMFQRMLSHRGDSGCQGAFYTYDAFIEAASKFPGFGTTGDDQTRRRELAAFFGQTSHETTGGWATAPDGQFAWGYCRVKEQNPTDPPYYGRGPIQLTHDYNYRQAGKALGLDLVSNPDLVSSDPVVAFKTAIWFWMTPQSPKPSCHAVMTDVWAPSAADRAAGRLPGYGLTTNIINGGQECGRGQGTDGAKDRVGYYKRYCDMLRVGYGDNMACKNQKPYGGG, encoded by the exons ATGACGACGAAGGCTATCGCGGTGCTCATCtgcttcgccggcgccgcgctgctcgccgcggccggcggcgccagcgggcAGCAGCAGGGCGTGTGGAGCATCATCACGCGGCCCATGTTCCAGCGCATGCTCAGCCACCGCGGCGACAGCGGCTGTCAGGGCGCCTTCTACACCTACGACGCCTTCATCGAGGCCGCCAGCAAGTTCCCcggcttcggcaccaccggtgACGACCAGACCCGCCGGCGGGAGCTCGCCGCCTTCTTCGGCCAAACATCCCACGAAACCACCG GTGGATGGGCTACTGCTCCGGATGGACAGTTCGCCTGGGGATACTGCCGGGTGAAGGAACAGAACCCCACGGACCCACCCTACTATGGACGAGGACCCATCCAGCTAACTCA CGATTACAACTACAGGCAAGCCGGGAAGGCGCTGGGGCTGGACCTGGTGAGCAACCCTGACCTGGTGTCGAGCGACCCCGTGGTGGCGTTCAAGACGGCCATCTGGTTCTGGATGACGCCGCAGTCTCCCAAGCCGTCGTGCCACGCCGTGATGACCGACGTCTgggcgccctccgccgccgaccgcgccgcgGGGAGGCTCCCCGGCTACGGCCTGACCACCAACATCATCAACGGCGGGCAGGAGTGCGGGCGGGGCCAGGGAACCGACGGCGCCAAGGACCGGGTCGGCTACTACAAGAGGTACTGCGACATGCTCCGAGTGGGCTACGGGGACAACATGGCCTGCAAGAACCAGAAGCCTTACGGAGGTGGCTAG
- the LOC117839002 gene encoding chitinase 11, protein MRRLFALLALAGAALLAAAGGASGQQGVGAIITRQVFESMLSHRGDSGCQGAFYTYDAFIQAAGKFPAFGTIGDDQTRRRELAAFFGQTSHETTGNLHTVDGQLLRGWPFAWGYCRVEEQQRTDPPYYGRGPIQLTHKYNYEPAGRALKLDLVSSNPVVAFETAIWFWMTPQAAKPSCHDVITSRWVGGRWQPLLRDPDDRVGFYRMYCEMLGVAEGGNLSCEIQKPYGPTGYFATEIVK, encoded by the exons ATGAGAAGGCTTTTCGCGCTGCtggccctcgccggcgccgcgctgctcgcggcggccggcggcgccagcgggcAGCAGGGCGTGGGGGCCATCATCACGCGTCAGGTGTTCGAGAGCATGCTCAGCCACCGCGGCGACAGCGGCTGCCAGGGCGCCTTCTACACCTACGACGCCTTCATCCAGGCCGCGGGCAAGTTCCCCGCCTTCGGCACCATCGGCGACGACCAGACCCGCAGGCGGGAGCTCGCCGCCTTCTTCGGCCAAACCTCCCATGAAACCACTGGCAATCTTCACACG GTGGATGGCCAGCTGCTCCGGGGTTGGCCGTTTGCCTGGGGATACTGCCGCGTGGAAGAACAGCAACGGACGGACCCACCCTACTACGGACGTGGACCCATACAACTCACTCA CAAATACAACTACGAGCCAGCCGGGCGGGCGTTGAAGCTGGACCTGGTGTCGAGCAACCCCGTGGTGGCATTCGAGACGGCCATCTGGTTCTGGATGACGCCGCAGGCCGCGAAACCCTCGTGCCACGACGTGATCACCAGCCGCTGGGTTGGCGGAAGGTGGCAACCTCTCCTGCGAGATCCAGATGACCGGGTCGGGTTCTACAGAATGTACTGCGAGATGCTTGGGGTGGCGGAAGGTGGCAACCTCTCCTGCGAGATCCAGAAGCCTTACGGACCCACCGGCTACTTTGCAACTGAAATAGTGAAATAG
- the LOC117838999 gene encoding serine/threonine-protein kinase BSK1-2 isoform X2, which yields MGCCGSSLRTGTHPEKKPPGRATEPLPPHRPSLSLNQHQSTASSAARAGAAGREVPPLKEFSLAELRAATGGFVAENIVSESGEKAPNFVYKGRLEHSRRAIAVKKFTKAAWPDAKQFAEEAKGAGKLRHCRMANLIGYCCDGDERLLVAEFMPNDTLAKHLFHWENQTIEWAMRLRVANYIAEALEYCSTEGRPLYHDLNAYRVLFDENGDPRLSCFGLMKNSRDGKSYRRVTSESVIYSFGTILLDLLSGKRIPPSRALDMIKGNNIQVLMDSHLEGNYSTEEATTLVDLASQCLQYEPRDRPNTKKLVSVLEPLQIKSEVPSYEMLGIPKYEEAVPPTPAPQPQHPLSPMGEACSRMDLTAIHQILVNTHYRDDEGTNELSFQEWTQQMRDMLEARKRGDFAFRDKDFKAAIDCYTQFVDVGTMVSPTVYARRSLCHLMCDQPDAALRDAMQAQCVYPDWPTAFYMQAVALSKLNMQSDAMDMLNEASQLEEKRQKNTKS from the exons ATGGGCTGCTGCGGCTCCTCGCTGCGGACGGGGACGCACCCGGAGAAGAAGCCGCCGGGGAGGGCGACGGAGCCGCTCCccccgcaccgcccctccctctcGCTCAACCAGCACCAGTCGACGGCGTcctccgcggcgcgcgccggcgccgccggccgcgaggTGCCGCCGCTCAAGGAGTTCTCGCTGGCGGAGCTGCGCGCCGCCACGGGCGGCTTCGTGGCGGAGAACATCGTCTCCGAGAGCGGCGAGAAGGCGCCGAATTTCGTGTACAAGGGCCGCCTCGAGCACAGCCGCCGCGCGATCGCCGTCAAGAAGTTCACCAAGGCGGCCTGGCCCGATGCCAAGCAGTTCGCG GAGGAGGCCAAGGGGGCCGGCAAGCTGCGCCACTGCCGGATGGCCAACCTGATCGGCTACTGCTGCGACGGGGACGAGCGCCTGCTAGTCGCCGAGTTCATGCCCAACGACACGCTCGCCAAGCACCTCTTCCACT GGGAAAACCAGACAATTGAATGGGCTATGCGTCTAAGAGTTGCAAACTACATCGCTGAAGCACTGGAGTATTGCAGCACTGAGGGAAGGCCTTTGTATCATGACCTAAATGCATACAGGGTTCTCTTTGATGAG AATGGTGATCCTCGTCTTTCATGCTTTGGCCTGATGAAAAACAGCAGGGACGGGAAAAGCTATA GAAGAGTTACATCAGAAAGTGTCATATACAGTTTTGGCACTATACTTCTGGACCTCCTCAGTGGAAAGCGTATACCTCCTTCCCGT GCTCTTGATATGATAAAAGGCAACAATATccaagtactgatggattcacaTTTGGAGGGAAACTACTCAACAGAAGAAGCGACCACATTGGTCGATCTTGCTTCTCAGTGCTTACAGTATGAACCTAGGGATCGCCCCAACACTAAGAAGCTGGTTTCTGTTCTCGAGCCCTTGCAAATAAAATCAGAG GTACCATCCTATGAGATGCTTGGCATTCCAAAGTATGAAGAAGCAGTGCCTCCAACTCCTGCTCCGCAGCCACAGCACCCTCTTTCTCCCATGGGTGAAGCCTGTTCTAGGATGGATTTGACGGCTATCCACCAGATTCTAGTGAATACACATTACAGGGATGATGAAGGGACTAATGAG CTATCATTCCAGGAATGGACACAGCAGATGAGGGACATGTTGGAAGCTAGGAAGCGTGGGGACTTTGCTTTCCGTGATAAAGATTTCAAGGCAGCCATAGATTGCTATACACAG TTTGTTGATGTGGGGACGATGGTATCACCAACAGTGTACGCAAGGAGGAGCCTGTGCCACCTCATGTGTGACCAACCTGACGCCGCCCTCCGCGATGCGATGCAGGCGCAGTGCGTATACCCTGACTGGCCCACCGCGTTCTACATGCAAGCCGTGGCCCTCTCGAAGCTGAACATGCAGAGCGACGCCATGGACATGCTGAACGAGGCTTCGCAGCTCGAGGAGAAGCGGCAGAAGAACACCAAGTCTTGA
- the LOC117838999 gene encoding serine/threonine-protein kinase BSK1-2 isoform X1 yields the protein MGCCGSSLRTGTHPEKKPPGRATEPLPPHRPSLSLNQHQSTASSAARAGAAGREVPPLKEFSLAELRAATGGFVAENIVSESGEKAPNFVYKGRLEHSRRAIAVKKFTKAAWPDAKQFAEEAKGAGKLRHCRMANLIGYCCDGDERLLVAEFMPNDTLAKHLFHWENQTIEWAMRLRVANYIAEALEYCSTEGRPLYHDLNAYRVLFDENGDPRLSCFGLMKNSRDGKSYSTNLAYTPPEYLRNGRVTSESVIYSFGTILLDLLSGKRIPPSRALDMIKGNNIQVLMDSHLEGNYSTEEATTLVDLASQCLQYEPRDRPNTKKLVSVLEPLQIKSEVPSYEMLGIPKYEEAVPPTPAPQPQHPLSPMGEACSRMDLTAIHQILVNTHYRDDEGTNELSFQEWTQQMRDMLEARKRGDFAFRDKDFKAAIDCYTQFVDVGTMVSPTVYARRSLCHLMCDQPDAALRDAMQAQCVYPDWPTAFYMQAVALSKLNMQSDAMDMLNEASQLEEKRQKNTKS from the exons ATGGGCTGCTGCGGCTCCTCGCTGCGGACGGGGACGCACCCGGAGAAGAAGCCGCCGGGGAGGGCGACGGAGCCGCTCCccccgcaccgcccctccctctcGCTCAACCAGCACCAGTCGACGGCGTcctccgcggcgcgcgccggcgccgccggccgcgaggTGCCGCCGCTCAAGGAGTTCTCGCTGGCGGAGCTGCGCGCCGCCACGGGCGGCTTCGTGGCGGAGAACATCGTCTCCGAGAGCGGCGAGAAGGCGCCGAATTTCGTGTACAAGGGCCGCCTCGAGCACAGCCGCCGCGCGATCGCCGTCAAGAAGTTCACCAAGGCGGCCTGGCCCGATGCCAAGCAGTTCGCG GAGGAGGCCAAGGGGGCCGGCAAGCTGCGCCACTGCCGGATGGCCAACCTGATCGGCTACTGCTGCGACGGGGACGAGCGCCTGCTAGTCGCCGAGTTCATGCCCAACGACACGCTCGCCAAGCACCTCTTCCACT GGGAAAACCAGACAATTGAATGGGCTATGCGTCTAAGAGTTGCAAACTACATCGCTGAAGCACTGGAGTATTGCAGCACTGAGGGAAGGCCTTTGTATCATGACCTAAATGCATACAGGGTTCTCTTTGATGAG AATGGTGATCCTCGTCTTTCATGCTTTGGCCTGATGAAAAACAGCAGGGACGGGAAAAGCTATAGTACGAATCTTGCATACACTCCTCCAGAATATTTAAGGAATG GAAGAGTTACATCAGAAAGTGTCATATACAGTTTTGGCACTATACTTCTGGACCTCCTCAGTGGAAAGCGTATACCTCCTTCCCGT GCTCTTGATATGATAAAAGGCAACAATATccaagtactgatggattcacaTTTGGAGGGAAACTACTCAACAGAAGAAGCGACCACATTGGTCGATCTTGCTTCTCAGTGCTTACAGTATGAACCTAGGGATCGCCCCAACACTAAGAAGCTGGTTTCTGTTCTCGAGCCCTTGCAAATAAAATCAGAG GTACCATCCTATGAGATGCTTGGCATTCCAAAGTATGAAGAAGCAGTGCCTCCAACTCCTGCTCCGCAGCCACAGCACCCTCTTTCTCCCATGGGTGAAGCCTGTTCTAGGATGGATTTGACGGCTATCCACCAGATTCTAGTGAATACACATTACAGGGATGATGAAGGGACTAATGAG CTATCATTCCAGGAATGGACACAGCAGATGAGGGACATGTTGGAAGCTAGGAAGCGTGGGGACTTTGCTTTCCGTGATAAAGATTTCAAGGCAGCCATAGATTGCTATACACAG TTTGTTGATGTGGGGACGATGGTATCACCAACAGTGTACGCAAGGAGGAGCCTGTGCCACCTCATGTGTGACCAACCTGACGCCGCCCTCCGCGATGCGATGCAGGCGCAGTGCGTATACCCTGACTGGCCCACCGCGTTCTACATGCAAGCCGTGGCCCTCTCGAAGCTGAACATGCAGAGCGACGCCATGGACATGCTGAACGAGGCTTCGCAGCTCGAGGAGAAGCGGCAGAAGAACACCAAGTCTTGA
- the LOC117835821 gene encoding uncharacterized protein — protein MGDTVLAWLSFFHDGIVDLARVNQAHLTAKILTNRLQSVVPALISDYQIGFVMGRSITDNFLLATELVYPYLFIIVTDLLHRMLVDPCGDEPLLHPLIDDLPCPVIQYADDTLVLVRAEKGQVRRLKQLCNSFATAAGLAINYHKSMFVPVHVAATSADALAGILGCPVATFPQSYLSLPLSDKKLPTSVLDAFAIRVECCIPS, from the exons ATGGGCGACACAGTGCTGGCATGGCTCTCCTTCTTCCACGACGGCATAGTGGACCTGGCGCGCGTCAACCAAGCTCAC CTCACCGCCAAGATCCTCACCAACCGCTTGCAAAGCGTCGTCCCCGCGCTCATCTCCGACTACCAGATAGGCTTCGTCATGGGGCGCTCCATCACGGACAACTTCCTGCTCGCCACGGAACTTGTCTA CCCCtacctcttcatcatcgtcaCCGATCTCCTACACAGGATGCTCGTTGACCCTTGTGGTGACGAGCCCCTCCTTCACCCCCTCATCGACGACCTCCCCTGTCCAGTGATCCAGTATGCTGACGACACCCTTGTTCTGGTCCGGGCAGAGAAGGGGCAGGTGCGCCGTCTCAAACAATTGTGCAACTccttcgccaccgccgcgggaCTCGCCATCAACTACCACAAGAGCATGTTCGTCCCTGTGCACGTCGCCGCCACCAGCGCCGACGCCCTTGCTGGCATCCTCGGCTGCCCCGTTGCTACGTTCCCCCAAAGCTACCTGAGCCTCCCCCTCTCCGACAAGAAGCTCCCCACGTCCGTGCTCGACGCCTTCGCGATTAGGGTTGAGTGCTGCATCCCCTCCTAG